Below is a genomic region from Sulfitobacter sp. OXR-159.
GATCAAGATGGGTCTGGGCAAGCTGAAGAAACGCGGCGCGCGGGTCATCGGGGTGAACCCGATCCGCACCGGATACAATGCCATCGCCGACGATTGGGTCGGCATCACGCCCGGCACCGATGGGCTGTTCATCCTGTCGCTGATCCACTGCCTGATGAAGGCCGGGCGCATCGATCTGGATTACCTCGCCCGCTACACCGACGCCCCAGTGCTGCTGAACAGCGACCCGAAGTCGCCGGAGTATGGCCTGCAACTGCGCGATGAGGACGGCAAGGCGCTGGTGGTCGACCGCAAGACGGGCAAGCTGACCCCCTTTGATCAGCCCGGCGTGCGCCCCGACCTTGCCGCCACCTACCGCACGGGAGGCATCACGCACCGCCCGGTCTTTCACCAGATGGCCGAGCAATATCTGGGTGAAGAGTACACGCCCGAAGCCGTGGCTGAGCGTTGTGGCATCCCCGCGCCGCGCATCCGCGCCATCGCCGCCGAACTGGCCCGCGTCGCCTTTGACGAAGCGTTCGAGCTTGAGCACGCATGGACCGACTTCCGCGGCGAGCATCACAAGACGATGACGGGCCGCCCGGTCTCTTTCCACGCCATGCGCGGCATCTCGGCCCATGCCAATGGGTTCCAAACCTGCCGGGCGCTGCATGTGCTGCAGATCATCCTTGGCACCGTCGAAGTGCCGGGCGGTTTCCGCTTTAAACCGCCCTACCCCAAACCTGCCACCGCGCATCCCAAACCGCATTGCAAAGCCACCCCCGATGCGCCGCTCGACGGGCCGCATCTGGGTTTCGTGCATGGCCCCGACGATCTGGCGCTATGCGCCGATGGCAGCCCGGCGCGGATCGACAAGGCGTTCACATGGGAAAACCCGATGTCGGCCCATGGGCTGATGCATATGGTGATCTCCAACGCCCATGCGGGCGATCCTTACAAGATCGACACGCTGTTCATGTATATGGCGAATATGTCGTGGAACTCGTCGATGAACCCCGGCGGGGTGATGGAGATGCTGACCGACACCGACGAGAATGGCGACTACGTCATCCCGCGCATCATCTACTCCGATGCCTATTCTTCGGAAATGGTCGCCTATGCCGATCTGATCCTGCCCGACACGACGTACCTTGAACGGCACGACTGCATCTCGCTGCTCGACCGCCCGATCAGCGAGGCCGACGCCGCCGCCGATGCAATCCGCTGGCCCGTGGTGGAGCCCAACCGCGACGTGCGGGGGTTCCAATCCGCGCTCTGCGATCTGGGGGCGCAGCTCGGCCTGCCGGGGTTCGTGAACGAGGATGGCACCCAGAAATACAAAGACTACGCCGACTACATCACCAGCCACGAACGCCGTCCGGGCATTGGGCCGCTGGCCGGGTTCCGCGGTGAAGATGGCAAAGACGCCGGACGCGGGGCGCCGAACCCCGAGCAGATCGACCGCTATATCGAAAACGGCGGTTTCTTCGTCAATCACATCCCCGAGGGCGCGAATTACTACAAGCCGTGGAACGCCGCCTATCAAGATTGGGCCGTCGGCATGGGCATCTATGACGCGCCGCAGCCCTATCTATTTTCGCTCTATGTCGAGCCGCTGCGGCGCTTTCAGCTTGCCGCCGAAGGCCACGGCGACCGCCAGCCCCCCGACCATCTGCGCGACCGGATCAAGCAGACCATGACGCCCCTGCCAATCTGGTATGAAAGCGATCCCGAGGGCGCTGAAGGCTATAACGTCCACGCGCTTACCCAACGCCCGATGGCGATGTACCACTCCTGGGGCAGCCAGAACGCTTGGCTGCGGCAATTGCACGGGCACAATCCGCTCTACCTGCCCACCGCGATCATGCGTGCCAAGGGGCTGCAAGACGGCGATTGGGCGCGCGTGACCTCTCCGCATGGAGGAATCACCGTGCCGGTGATGGAGATGGCGGCCCTGAACCCCACAACGGTCTGGACATGGAACGCCATCGGCAAACGCAAAGGCGCATGGGCGCTGGACAAAGACGCGCCCGAGGCGACCAAAGGCTTCCTTTTGAACCACCTGATCCACGAATTGCTGCCACCCAAAGGCGACGGTTTGCGGTGGTCGAACTCCGACCCGATCACCGGACAGGCCGCGTGGTTCGACCTTAAAGTGCATATCGAAAAGACCGACGCCCCCGCCGAGGCGCAGCCGGAAATTCCGCCGCAACGCTCCCCCGTTCCGCCCGCGCCGCGCGACATTTCGTGGAAGGTGGGCAAATGACCGCTTCCCGGCCGCGCGCTGCGCACAAGACCCTTCAGGACCGCCAGCCATGACCACGCTCCCGCAACAGACCGACCGCAAACTCGGCCTTGTGATCGACCTTGATACCTGTGTCGGCTGCCATGCCTGCGTGATCTCCTGCAAAGGCTGGAACACCGAAAACTACGGCGCGCCCTTGTCTGACCAAGACGCCTATGGCGCTGACCCGTCGGGCACCTTTCTCAACCGCGTGCACAGCTATGAGGTGCAGCCCGAGGCCGGTGCCGCGCAACTCGTCCACTTCCCGAAATCCTGCCTGCACTGCGATGACGCGCCCTGCGTCACCGTTTGCCCCACAGGGGCGAGCTACAAGCGCGTCGAGGACGGCATCGTGCTGGTCAACGAGAGCGACTGTATCGGCTGTGGCCTCTGCGCATGGGCCTGTCCCTACGGCGCGCGCGAGATGGATCAGGCCGCGGGCGTGATGAAGAAATGCACCCTCTGCGTCGACCGTATCTATAACGAGAACTTGCCCGAAGAAGACCGACAGCCCGTCTGCGTGCGCACCTGCCCCGCTGGCGCGCGGCACTTTGGCGATCTTGGCGATCCCGAAAGCGCGGTGAGCCAATTGGTGGCCGAGCGCGGCGGTCTGGACCTCATGCCGGAGCAGGGCACCAAGCCGGTCAACAAATACCTCCCGCCCCGCCCGCGCGATCAGTTGCAAGGCCCAGAGGACAGCGGCGATATCGACGTGCTGGCCCCCTTCCTTGCCCCGATCGACAGCGGCCCCAAAGGCTTCCTTGGCTGGCTTGACCGCACTTTGGAGAAGCTCTGATGCATCCGGCACCGTCTGTTATTCTGTTCAGCAGCCTGTCGGGCATGGGGTTTGGCCTGCTGGCGTGGCTCGGCATCGGCCTGCCTGCCGTGACCGGCTGGGTGGCCTTCGTCTTTTTCGCGCTGGCCTATCTGCTGGCGGTGGGCGGGCTCATCGCTTCGACCTTCCACCTTGGCCATCCCGAACGCGCGCTCAAGGCTTTCACCCAGTGGCGCAGCAGTTGGCTTAGCCGGGAGGCTTGGGCCTCGGTCGCGGCCTTGCTGACCATGGCGGCCTATGGCGCGGGGCTGGTGTTTTACGACATGCGGCTTTGGCCGCTGGGGCTGCTAGGCGCGGCGCTGTCGTTGCTGACGGTGCTGACCACGGCGATGATCTATACCCAGATGAAAACCGTGCCGCGCTGGCACAGCGTGATGACGCCGCTGAATTTCCTGTCGCTTAGCATCGCAGGCGGCGCATTGCTGGCCGGACAGGTGACGACGGCGATGGTGCTTCTGGTGCTGGCGGGCGTGGTGCAGATCGCCACATGGTGGCGCGGGGATCGCGCACTTGCGGCGTCGGGCAGCGATATCGCCTCAGCGACGCGGCTGGGGGACAAGAGCAGCGTCCGCGCCTTTGAACCGCCGCATACTGGCAGCAATTACCTGCTGCGAGAGTTCGTTTATCAGATCGGGCGCAAACACGCGCTAAAACTGCGGGTGATCGCGATCACGCTGATGGTGCTGCTGCCGCTGCTGCTGCTCCTCTCGCCCGTGTTCCACCACCTTGCCGCCGCCCTCGCGGTGCTCAGCCACGCGGCGGGGGTGCTGACCTCACGCTGGCTGTTCTTTGCGCAGGCGGAACATGTGGTCGGCATCTACTACGGCAAACGCTGAACGCAAAAGAGGGGGTGTCTCCACCCCCTCTTGCATTCAAATTCACAGCTTAAAAAGCAGGCTCAGTTC
It encodes:
- a CDS encoding molybdopterin oxidoreductase family protein, yielding MTHSQPPLDLSPKVSDEVRKTTCYMCACRCGINVHMKKGKVAYIEGNRDHPVNQGVLCAKGSAGIMQHNSPARLRNPMKRIGPRGSGEFESISWKEALQIATDWLEPLRREAPEKLAFFTGRDQSQSFTSLWAQAFGTPNYAAHGGFCSVNMATAGIYTMGGAFWEFGQPDWDHTKLFMLFGVAEDHDSNPIKMGLGKLKKRGARVIGVNPIRTGYNAIADDWVGITPGTDGLFILSLIHCLMKAGRIDLDYLARYTDAPVLLNSDPKSPEYGLQLRDEDGKALVVDRKTGKLTPFDQPGVRPDLAATYRTGGITHRPVFHQMAEQYLGEEYTPEAVAERCGIPAPRIRAIAAELARVAFDEAFELEHAWTDFRGEHHKTMTGRPVSFHAMRGISAHANGFQTCRALHVLQIILGTVEVPGGFRFKPPYPKPATAHPKPHCKATPDAPLDGPHLGFVHGPDDLALCADGSPARIDKAFTWENPMSAHGLMHMVISNAHAGDPYKIDTLFMYMANMSWNSSMNPGGVMEMLTDTDENGDYVIPRIIYSDAYSSEMVAYADLILPDTTYLERHDCISLLDRPISEADAAADAIRWPVVEPNRDVRGFQSALCDLGAQLGLPGFVNEDGTQKYKDYADYITSHERRPGIGPLAGFRGEDGKDAGRGAPNPEQIDRYIENGGFFVNHIPEGANYYKPWNAAYQDWAVGMGIYDAPQPYLFSLYVEPLRRFQLAAEGHGDRQPPDHLRDRIKQTMTPLPIWYESDPEGAEGYNVHALTQRPMAMYHSWGSQNAWLRQLHGHNPLYLPTAIMRAKGLQDGDWARVTSPHGGITVPVMEMAALNPTTVWTWNAIGKRKGAWALDKDAPEATKGFLLNHLIHELLPPKGDGLRWSNSDPITGQAAWFDLKVHIEKTDAPAEAQPEIPPQRSPVPPAPRDISWKVGK
- a CDS encoding 4Fe-4S dicluster domain-containing protein; translated protein: MTTLPQQTDRKLGLVIDLDTCVGCHACVISCKGWNTENYGAPLSDQDAYGADPSGTFLNRVHSYEVQPEAGAAQLVHFPKSCLHCDDAPCVTVCPTGASYKRVEDGIVLVNESDCIGCGLCAWACPYGAREMDQAAGVMKKCTLCVDRIYNENLPEEDRQPVCVRTCPAGARHFGDLGDPESAVSQLVAERGGLDLMPEQGTKPVNKYLPPRPRDQLQGPEDSGDIDVLAPFLAPIDSGPKGFLGWLDRTLEKL
- a CDS encoding dimethyl sulfoxide reductase anchor subunit family protein; this translates as MHPAPSVILFSSLSGMGFGLLAWLGIGLPAVTGWVAFVFFALAYLLAVGGLIASTFHLGHPERALKAFTQWRSSWLSREAWASVAALLTMAAYGAGLVFYDMRLWPLGLLGAALSLLTVLTTAMIYTQMKTVPRWHSVMTPLNFLSLSIAGGALLAGQVTTAMVLLVLAGVVQIATWWRGDRALAASGSDIASATRLGDKSSVRAFEPPHTGSNYLLREFVYQIGRKHALKLRVIAITLMVLLPLLLLLSPVFHHLAAALAVLSHAAGVLTSRWLFFAQAEHVVGIYYGKR